GGCCGTGGTCTCCCCGGCTGTCACCACCTTACGTAGGTAGTATTGGATGCTGTGCAGATGAAGCAAGGTATGGTGGTAAGGTAGCTTGACAGGGCTCGGATGGGGTAACGTACGTACCTAGGTTACCTTACTACAGTCTACGGATGGTCGTTTGGGTCTTCTTCGGGACATCACACCCCAACGCCAAAACAAACCATGATCTTGAAGAGCCCGTCGCATTCCATCTCACCCGCACCCGTTTGATGCTTAATCGGTTCTTCCGTCCGTTGACCGAACCTACGATGCCGTCGTCAAACTCGCGAACTGAACTCATCTCAAGGTACCTACTAGCAAGCAGCTTGGAAGATGAATGAAGCAAGGTACTTGTCAAAATGATACCTACGGCAACGGAAAGGACATGAACCCCTCCCCTGCCCCTCAGTGGAGCACAGACCCGCAGAGAGGGGCAGACACCAGCGGTACGTACAACTCTACCTTAGCTCCCCACCTCCTGCAAAAGCTCCAGGTACCTGACCACCACATCTCCTCCACCACTTCCAACTGCGTCCGTCGTCTCGCTGACTTCACCTTACATGAGCAGCCATGGCAGCATATCTCTCGTGTAAGGATAGTCTCAATGGCTCTACTGTAGCTAATTCCCACTAGGCCGATGAGCCTGATGAAACCGCATCCCAAGGGTACCCGACTGGCCCAGCCCAGCCCCATTCTGCAttctcctctctctcttccctcGTCCGACTCCCATCAAGTCTTTCCAGTGGCTTTGCCCAGCCTAGCGTGCCATTGATGATGCAAGACGCCCGTATCATTCCCCTCTCTTTCCCATCTTTGCTTGTCACCTTGTCTCTGTCTCGTATGCTCGGCGGGGGTTGCGCGCGCCTGTTCATGTTGATATAAGACCACGACATCCCCCTCTTGTTGTCTCGATATCTACACCCAGCATCTCTTTATCGAGCACCAATTCACTCTTCCTTTCCCTTATCTCCATACAAGACATCAATCCGTCACAATGGCTCCCAAGATTGCCATCGTCTACGTAAGTCCACTATTTACTACAACCTAACACTTCTTTCCTAATCGGGTAATTTCTTGTCACTTCCCCCCTTCCCCACATCACCTTACTTCACCTCACTCTCCCACCACACACACCACAGTCTCAACCATTGAGTGCTCCAATGCCTCTGAAAATCTGCCATCACCATCTCAGAGACGCAATGAAAtgaacacacacacacacacacacacacattccCATTCCATTCGGTTGCGCGGCTTCCTCTGCCGACGCCGTTAATGACACCATGATACGGCCTGTTCGCCCGCACGAGAGCGCCCCGAACCCCACCTTACACACCTCACACCCATCGCGTCCCTATCCCAAACTCCCGAAGAATAGTCCCCCTTGACATTATGGCCGTCCTGCTAACACCACGATCTTCCAGTACTCCATGTACGGCCACATCCGCCAATTGGCCGAGGCCGAGAAGAAGGGCATCGAGAAGGCCGGCGGCACCGCCGACCTCTTCCAGTACGtctctcccccccccccccccccccccccccccccccccccccccccccccccaccccccccccccccccggcgCCGCGAGGAAGAGGGGGCGGCAGCGGGCGggcgccccccccccccccccccccccccccccccccccccccccccccccccccatacCTCACCCTCACGACACACCTTGCCCGTACACACATCGACACCAGCATGCCATGACTAACACACAACAGAGTCGCAGAGACCCTCCCCGAAGAGGTCCTCACCAAAATGGGCGCCCCCCCAAAAGCAACAGACGTCCCCGTCCTAGACGACCCCGCCACCCTCGAATCCTACGACGCCTTCCTCCTCGGCATCCCAACCCGCTACGGCAACTTCCCCGCCCAGTGGAAGGCCTTCTGGGACAAGTCCGGAAAGCAGTGGTCCACGGGAGGCTACTGGGGCAAGCTCGCCGGCCTCTTCATCTCCACCGCCTCCCTCGGCGGAGGTCAGGAGTCCACCGCCATCGCCGCCATGTCGACGTTCGCCCACCACGGCATCATCTACGTTCCGTTCGGGTACGCCAAGGCCTTCCCGCTCATGGCGGACTTGTCCGAGGTCCACGGTGGTGGCCCCTGGGGCGCGGGTACTTTCGCGGGCGCTGATGGATCGCGCCAGCCTTCGGCGAAGGAGCTGGAGATTGCTACGATCCAGGGCGAGGCATTTTACCAAACTGTCGCCAAGCACGTCGGTTGACTGCATGGCAGCGAGAGCGGTGGCGCTACCGCCGTTGCGAATGGGGTGAACGGATCCGAGaagccggcggcggcgaaggCGGACCCCGCGGCTCCGGCAGCAAAGGAGCCGGCCCCGGCGACGGAGACCCGAAAGGCCCCTCAGGAGTTGGACGACAAGGATGTCAAGGCCGGACCGTGCGGTCTGCCCAGCAAATGTGTCGTGCAATAAAAGGACGGGGTTGTTTTTGCCATTATGCCGTGGGAAATTtacaaaagaaaaaaagataataataatacctcacTTACTATTGATATATTTCAAAGTTATTCTATGGAGTGACATGACTGCCTCGCTAAGCCCTAGTGAACACATCTTGACCAACCCTTAGTATGTATGCGACGGTAGCGGATGAACCCTTCCAACCATGCCTACTCAAATGGAGTGATTCGATGGACAACCGGGGAGCTCCCCGTACTAAGAAAACTGACTTCTGGTTCAGGTTAAACTTACTGTCGTTCGCCGTAGAGCGATACAGGATAGAATACTTAAAGGTCTTGGCTCAAGGGGAATTAGTGACAAACCATCTTGCAGACCACCGATCCATTCTTACGCTTTTTAATCCCTCATGTAATTTGAGGGTGTGAAAATGCCCAATTGACAAGCTGCAACAGTACACTCTCGTGAAGACCAGACGTTCGCGATAAGATTTGGTCAGACCCCTGAAAACCCCTACACAATGTTTACTGCTCTGCGATTCGTTGGCTACATCTGCAATATGAATTTTACCGAGCCACCTCTCCAGCTGGCGAGGGATTGAGGTCACAATCTCGGCGGACCAGCGCGTCTTGGCATCCCTGTCAGAAGAGGATTGACCATGGGACACTCGCAGATCTGCTGTGATACCACGAATCTTCAATCCATCTAGCTCTACTATGATTGGCAGAGCGATTGTAGGGCATCGTACGGTTTCACTGATAGCACAGAAATGCAAGACCAACCACTTATTGAAACGAGTTTCCCATGTTGACCGATCTACTGTAAATAACGCCAGTGACCATGCACATTTTCGCCCCGTGCAGTACGCTCCCTATCAAGCCAGCAATAACAAAGTAATGTTTACATAGCCCACTTAGTGTCTGCCACCAAAGACAACGTTCTTGCTGTCGTGGACGTTGATCATGGTGTACTCGGCAAGGAGCGGGTCCTTGTTGCCCAAGTTCAGGGTGACGGCGAGCAGGTTGGGCTCGGTCCAGGTAGGGCGGAGACCACGGGACTCAAGACGCTCCCACCAGTCGAGGAAGTTAGAAGCAGTCATGCCGTTGAAGAAGTGAATCTCAATCATGAGCTGGCCGACAGGGAGCTCCTCGCCGGCGCGGATGGGGAAGTCCTCGCCGAAACCGTCCATGGCCTCGAACTCGGCAAACTCGATGTCCATCTTCAAGATGTCACTGGTGTGGTATTAGTTCATGATCGTTATTACTTCAGCGTGAATGGAACGTACATGTACTCGTGGCCGTTCATCTTCATCAAGTCGGCAATGCTGTAGAAGGGGGGCGTCTTGGTCTTATCCGTCTTGCCAGAGATACCGGCCTGGAGGAAGTGGGCTCTGGCACGGTTGCCGGGCTCGAGTTGCTCACCAAAGTCGACGACGGAGAAATCGTAGGCCCAGACAACACAGTTGGTGCGGCTCAGCATCTCGTTCTCTGGAGGTGCGTCATCAGTGATTGTTCAAACAAAGAGGGAAATAGGTATTTGCCATATTGCATGCAAGGGACCCTTACCGAAGCTGGACTCATCACGGACACCAAAGGAGTAGATGACACACTCGCGGTCTCTGGGGAAGTTGACATATCTCGACATGCCGCACACCCACTTGCCGCCGTCTCCCATACGTCCGACGCGCTCCATTTCGTGAGGGCAGCTGTACGAGGCCGGGGCAAAGTCCCAGACGGAGTAAGGGTGCTTTCCATAGGCCGCGGGGTCGGTGGCAGGGAATCTGACGGGAATATTGGTTAGCCATGTGATCTACGACTGTGTCGGCATCGAATCCTCATCTAGTGGATATGGAGagtgcggcggcggcgaaatGGAGGTGACTTACAAAGGCATCAACGAGGCATCACCGTAGTCCTCAGCAATCATGTCGTGACGCTGCTTGACAGTCTTGGCCCAAATGGACTCGGCAGTGGCCATGAACTCCTTCATGGTGTTGCGACCGCCATCGTTGTTCACGAGGGCGCCAACCTTGTTGCTGGCCCATTCCTTGGCCTTGTCAGGGCTACCAAGGGAGTGCAGCAGAGCGAGGGTGAAGAGCAGACCGGCGGCGAGCCATAGCATCTGCACCATGCGCTTGGAGCCTGCAGCGAGGGCCATGGTTGCTATCAGGTGGTTTTCTTTTGTGACTGGGGTTTTCTGGAGATTTGCTGGAAATCCGAGTATATAAGTCGATTCGCGGAGGCTCAGCTGTCACTCTGGCAGAAGTGGACAGAATCGAcacgtaatcgaggggtacAGTATCGATGAAGGCACAACGATGGGCGTCACGGAGAAAGTGAATGAGAAGAACAAGAACCGCAATCAGCGCTGGTCAGCAGCCGGCGCGGGGAGAAGGGCAAGCCACGGGCGGACGAAGTGGACTTGCGCAGATCTCTCGAATAGTGCCAAGAGAGCGactggaagaagaagagtgaGGAGGCCAAGGAGATAAAGGGGAAGGAGACGAGTCACGCCAAGGATGGATGAAAACGTcaggacgaggacgaggcgAGAGAAGGAAAAAGAGGAAGCTTGTAGACGACTACTTAAGGTTCCTTGGACTGGGCAGTCGTCGGTCGTCGTGTGATGGGGACAGAGGGACCGGAGCATTGTGTGAATGGAAGGGGAGGGGTGGCGGCCAGGTTCCTCCCTCCAGACTTCCAGACCCTTGCGGATCTCGAGATCCAAAGGCAGAAGGAAGACGAGACCAGGAAGTCACTGAGGTACGAGACTGAACTTGCACTTGCCTGCACTGCGTGACTGCCACGCCTGCCCTGAGTGACTTCCCGTGATGATCCAGCACGTTGAGTGTGGCATTCTCGGTGCAGGAACGGGCAGGAACGGGCAGGGAGCCAAGGCGTGTGTCTCTGCCTCCCTTCCTTACGACTTGCGAGGGGTTTGGGTCCATACCTGGGAGAGGGAAGGAACTACATTGTTCGCTCATTCCTTGGGTGCCACTGGAAGGAACTCTGAAATGTGGAAGAGATGGATGGCACTTGAGAAGGTACCTCAGGAACAGGCTAGAAAAGATGGCAAGTGCCACAGACAAGCGCCTCCCAAGAAGCCAAAGTGCATCTTGTTGGCTTGTAGGTACGGGGTACCTTTTCTCGCCTTGTATCTGTGGAGGCACTGGAGGGCATACTTCTTGCTGTGTCCGAGATAGATTTAGTACTGCACCGAAACATGTCGTGTTTGGCGTCGAGAGTGGGGATACCCAGCCAAGCCCAGAGTATTCAACTGATTGACTAGCCTCAAAATGGCCGATGCACTTGGGAAGGAGGCATCTTATTCTTGGCTGCTACCATTCGAAGGGCCAAGGGCAGGTGCCGACTGGCAGCTGCATGGATGGGAAAGTGCCGTTCTATCGGGTGCACGTGACGCAGTTCGGTCAATTGAGGGACTCCGACTGCATTTAGAGTTCAAAGGCTGGGACGGGGAAGCACGAAGGCAGCATAGAACAGTGGAGGTTGATGTGCGGGATACCGGGGAACAGGAGAAGGTGGGCGATCAATACTCCGTATCGAAGTATCAAGCGCTTCCTTCCTTTCTTCCTTTCCCCTCGGTGCGAAGTTACGGTAGTAAGGATATCTGCCTCAACCTCCAAAGTGTCCTCTTCTGTAGTCGCAAAGCTGAACCGACGAGAAAATGCATTTTTATTCTCCTGCATTAGAATGGCATTCAGGTCCGACGGTGGCGTCCAATAAAGCCTCGCTATTGCTCGTGATACAATCGTGTCAGATTGTCCAGTCCTGTCAGTCCTCCTC
The DNA window shown above is from Colletotrichum lupini chromosome 7, complete sequence and carries:
- a CDS encoding minor allergen Alt a 7; translation: MAPKIAIVYYSMYGHIRQLAEAEKKGIEKAGGTADLFQVAETLPEEVLTKMGAPPKATDVPVLDDPATLESYDAFLLGIPTRYGNFPAQWKAFWDKSGKQWSTGGYWGKLAGLFISTASLGGGQESTAIAAMSTFAHHGIIYVPFGYAKAFPLMADLSEVHGGGPWGAGTFAGADGSRQPSAKELEIATIQGEAFYQTVAKHSGGATAVANGVNGSEKPAAAKADPAAPAAKEPAPATETRKAPQELDDKDVKAGPCGLPSKCVVQ